A single genomic interval of Lathyrus oleraceus cultivar Zhongwan6 chromosome 7, CAAS_Psat_ZW6_1.0, whole genome shotgun sequence harbors:
- the LOC127107113 gene encoding mitochondrial outer membrane protein porin 2-like: MSSKCPSIFSDIGILSRDILTKDYNSDQRFTISSSTNSGIDLHSTLLKSRGPSSGDVAAQINHKKNTLLFKVDTESSVLTTFTLTDFVSSAKVVASIRLPDYKSGKIEVQYLHDHAGFTTSVVLNCNPAIDFSATIGTPGIAFGAETSHSTSVGKLTKYNAGLCLKMPSSHASTQFSGRFKDGVDCSVKDASQGFAR; encoded by the coding sequence atgTCTTCCAAATGCCCCAGTATCTTCTCCGACATCGGAATATTATCCAGAGATATCCTTACCAAAGATTACAACTCCGATCAACGGTTCACAATATCCTCCTCCACCAACTCCGGCATCGATTTGCATTCAACGTTATTGAAGAGTAGAGGACCTTCCTCCGGTGATGTTGCTGCTCAAATTAACCACAAAAAGAATACTCTTCTTTTCAAAGTTGATACCGAATCAAGTGTGTTGACAACATTTACTCTCACAGATTTTGTGTCTTCTGCGAAAGTCGTTGCTTCTATTCGATTACCTGATTACAAATCCGGAAAGATTGAGGTTCAATATCTTCATGATCATGCTGGTTTTACTACTTCTGTTGTTTTAAATTGCAACCCTGCTATTGATTTTTCTGCGACAATTGGTACTCCTGGGATTGCATTTGGCGCGGAAACTAGCCACTCCACAAGTGTTGGGAAGCTTACAAAGTATAATGCTGGATTGTGTTTGAAGATGCCGAGTTCGCATGCTTCCACCCAATTTTCCGGAAGATTCAAAGACGGTGTTGATTGCTCAGTTAAGGATGCTTCGCAAGGTTTTGCCCGTTGA